AACTGATCTGTATTGCAGCTGACTTGGAGTCCTTAATTTATCCTTTTTCGTGTTTTTACTTCCTTCTTTGCTCTTATTCTGAAAAGAGGTTTGCTTGAAGAGTACATGGAATCTGCTAAGACTCTCTGAAGTATATGACACAGCAATGTTTTAGCCGTGCCAAACTAGGATTACAGTTTGGCTTGATGACTTAAACACATTAAGTCAATCACAAGTCAGGTTTTTTAACAGCAGCCAATAAAGATCTTCATGTAGAAATGTGTCTAGTAACTGATTGGTGCAATAATTTTACAGTACAGATCAAATAACAGTGATGAGAAGAGAATGGGGGGTTGGGGACCAGGGTTCACTCAGGACCCCTTAGTTCTAATCTACACTCCTGCTCATCGGGAGTCAGACCACAAAAATACCTGAactgagtattttcattttcactttaataCTCAATGCAATGACATTAAACTTAAGTCTCACCTGTGCTCTCGAGAGTAGCAGAGCGGCGGCCATCGTCTGTGAAGAGAACCAACATGGGCTGTTTGCTCTGGTGGTGGTGGCGCCCTGAAGCAAAGCGGATCATTTTCATATCCACCTGGCTTCCTCCCAGAGTCTGAACCACCACATGGAGCCCCTGGTTACTGCCTTCATCCACCATCCAGGAGCGGACCTTTGTGAAGAAGTTCACATTAGTcagttaaaacacagaattcaggCACGTTCAGAATTCACCTTCAGAAGTGAGTGCAGGCTTCTTCCAGGAGAAGTGGAAACTTACTGCTTGTGTGATGGTGAACACCTCCCATCCAGAAGAGTGGACTGGGATGAGCCGGGAAGACAGCAGCCTCTTCCCCTGAGTGTtgttgttcctgctgctgccaaGCAGCTGATAAACACTAACCTGAATGAGAcagaagagatgggagattacAGTCATGCCAAAGAGAGcatgcattattttatttttcattaaattgTTCAGCTACCATAGCTGTCGTTTACAGGCCTGCATACCTGGCATAAATGATGTCTGTGGAATGTGAGGGTTGCCTGAGGTCGCAGCTTGAAAAGATGGAGCTCTGCGGTGAGAATCTTCTCCGTTCTGGCAACCGTAGACAAATTGAACCTGTACTCCACCTGTTCACTGCGCACTGCAAGGGAAGTGATATCGTTAGCGACCAGGACAAACGCGACTACATCTCATTGCCTGCAGAAGCCCGAAACGCAAATCTGATCTTACATTTGTCAAAGAAGCTGCGCACAGTATTCCCCTCCAAAAGATACGGGTCCTTGGTCACACCGTCCACATCAGCCACCGTGTTGTACAGATCGAGCATGTACTGAGGTGGCTGCTTGTGTCCATGGATAGCTGGGGGGTCCTCCATCCCAAAAACTTCCAAAAGTCTCTTGATGGCAGCTGAACGGACTTCCTCTGACTCGCTCTCGGCGGTGAACTGATTCTCCAGGTAGTTGAGAGAAGGCCGTGCAGCGGCGGCGCACATTAACGCGGCAAAGCTGATCACGAACATCATCATCTCTGAAGTTTGGGTAGATTCCTGATGCATCGGTGCCCTCGGTCCACACAACCGGCCAGCAGCTTGGAGTTGGAGTGACTGCAGGGTCCTGGGGACTCGACTTTTTATATCAAATGCTCCTGTTCACTCTCCAGTGCGCCCAAAGCCTTGGTAAACAGCAGTAAAGATGCTATTTGGTCGCAAATGTAAATCACCAATCAGCGAATGTAAAGGGAGACTAATGGCGGTGTAAACAAGGTGTGAACTCGATTGTAGATTTTATTCAAGCCCATTGTCTCCGCGTCTGGCAATAAAGGTTCAAATAAACTAAATTCAGACTCTGAAAAAGCTTGGTGCTCATCGGAGAGTGACTGTCGCTGTGGAATATAGTTTTCTCTGATAGAGGAGGAATGTAAAGAATATGAACAGAATAAACTTGGAGCTGATCTCTTGAGGAAGTGCACTCTCCATGGGAGGTTAACTGCGCCTGAATGAATCCATTAATTTAGAATAATGGGCGCAGTGTCTTAGGTGGAAACCAATTACTTCGCTAAAGAGACGGGTGTCGCTGGCTGCACGTCGCCAGATTTACATAACTGCTTATCCTGTTACTGGTGGATAATCACCAaatttgcagttttattttattttattttatttatttttttaaagaaatgaagCTGGACTGATCTCCTGCAATAAGCTGACGTGTTGCTGAAAGATTATTAGACTTCCAACcagtgatgttttatttttacagataaaaagaaaaaatgcttcATATAATTTACAGCAGTATGGAGTAAGTCACTCTGAACGTGACTTACATTATGAACTCCCTTGAGTTCACACTGTGGTTCAGTGGTTCAGTTTATTATGGGTCTACTGATAACGGTTAGACTTCATCACCTTACATACGGAAATGCCTCTTTATATATAAATACCCAATAAATATATCTGATAATTGATTAGGTTATTCTTTAATCGTTcttatttttcacttatttCTCTCGAAGCCAACTCAGTTCTTTGCCAGGAAACTCGGAAATGGCTCACTGTGCCATTTGGTTGCTTTGATCTTTACGCACAATTACGCACGAGCGAAAGACAGAGTGACACTGAAAAAAGTTTGCTTCTCTCACTGTAATAAACATTTAAGAGATCAAAGTTTTGTTCTGCGTGACACCTTGAAAGCATGCCATAAAACCTCTTGTCTTAGgctgacagaaaaagagacacaaaagtgTTGTTTCACACGTTGATATCAAAATAAGGAGCTATTACCTGCACGTGTGTTTTTTCAAAGGCACATTTGCAAAACTGGTTGGCTTTTCATGTGCTGCTTTCCAGGGCTTCAAAGCTTCATACTGGCTCTTTGAAACTTTAGACCGCGTTTAGTGACACgaattcatttcattcatctaGTTTGTCTAAAAGTCTAAAAGACAATCAGTCTGGCCTTTCGATATCTGCTCGTTTCTGTTAAATTTACTTCTTTTCTGAGCTGAAATCTGAGCTTTCTGCACTTAATATGATCACATTTGTCTTCTAATTCAAACGAGGGctacacactctgctctgtggtATAATGTCTTCAGTGCCATTTTaagttcattttctttctttgtttacCTGGCATACCtttccaaaatgttttatttgcattttggaaaacTTGCTGTTCATCGGTCCAATGACAAGTCCTCACAGATTGTTGTATTAAATTTATatacaaaataatcatttttacATATATTACATATAATACAATAATACTTTAGGATAGCAAATTCTTAAGCCAATGTTACAGCATATGATGGGGTCATCCATGGGCTGCAGCTACTGTGAAATCAAACTTCATCTCCtgacaaagacattttcatcTCCTGGAAGTTATTTTCCCATTAGGAGGTGCAGTGTTCAGTTTTgacaaaggcaggaagtgatgGAGAGGATGGTACGTGTCTGCCCATGCTGGTTAAGGAAGCTGTGGCTCTCGTGGCCCTGAGGAACACAAGATCTGGACTGTCTTTCGGCCCATAAGAGGCAGATTTCTGGATCAGATGGACTCCTGTGGCGGAAAAGTGAAAGAACATAAAAATCACTTTGTGCACtacatcaaacagctgctctctgctgtatGTGTCACCTGAGGCAATTAAAAGCCTAGATTACAGTATCTACAAATGGCCTGCTGTTGACCTGTCCAGTTTCACTAGGATGACAGTCAACTTTAGTATGGCAGGTTTTTTGTGTTGTACTTTttcttgttattgttgttttactgtatgATTCTGATCAAGGATCTGCAAATATGGCCGTATTGCAACCGTGCAATGCGTGAGAGGATTGAAGTATAATGAATCTCATCCATTAAGACATGCATTGACCTCTTGACTATATAATGCACGTGTCTAGGAAAGTGTGTCTAAAACCAGCCACAACACATCTACTAGAATATTTTCCTCCTCCAGCCATAAACTCAAAGTCCAACAATGTAGTAAAGGAACTATGAGGTAAACTTGGAACGTGAACCTCTTATGCTTTCCATGTATGTAAGATAAACCTCCCACAAtcacaaaataaagcagaagGCATAAGAGGGACATTTGGTGTGGGAATTAACCTAAAAAGACCAACATGCTGAGTGCAGAGAGTGTCAGAGCTCACAGGCAATTGTTATGAGAGGGGCAGAcgaggtgtgtgtgggggtgtgtgtgcagcagctgtggtcGTACTTACCTGAGAAGGCATCGGTTTCCTGTAGTGCAGCCTCCCAAACATCTGCCCACATCTATTTCCTGTGGAAAATTAGCAACACAGAGAGGGCAATCAGCTCACAGCTGCTCACAAATATTGACCCAGTTGAGTTGGGGGCCAGCTGCTGTTTAGCATGTTAACTGCTTTGATTCAACACCTGCAGTGGCCATTTGTGTTTGCGCTGCGCTCGCACCTTTGGCACTGAGGCACAGCAGACGACCAACTGTGTTCAGGAATACAGCTAAAATCTTATCTTAAAAAATAACTCTATCAAGTTATTTGATGTTAAAGTCACAATTTTTGGGATATTTGTGATGTTGAGAAGGGCTGTGGGTGAGCTCTGGAGTCAGTGCTTCAAAGTGGGACTTTTGTGACTGAAATGAGTTTAAGGGAGAATAATGAGCCAGAATCCTCTTTTTCTACATGGAAAACAGTTTAAATCAGGTTTTCATTGCCTTTTCCTGAATGAAGATGAGCTGGGACTCAAATCTGCCAGTCTAACTTGCATATTGCTGCAGGTTGTGCACAAATAAGCATGGAACACATCCTTCACGCCAAGATGTGCGGTGCCAGCCACTGGCCAGTGGATTGGCTTGATTAAGTGCCGTCTTCCACACATGAGTCTGATGAATAAAGATACTTCATTAGTGTCTGGCACCCAACTAGatctcctgtttcctctcagcttGATTACAAAAGAGAGTGTGAAACCAGAATCACAAATGAATCACTCCTCTAGTGTTAAGTATGTGAGCAAAGAAGAAATGAAGCTCATCTTTAAAGGCTGGATTCGAACAAAAAGTTGCACTCAAGGACACTTTTGTTGTGGATGATCAAGACTGATGATTTATGAAAGCTAGAAATAGAGAAAGCATATTTTTTATTGATAGTTTACACCTACTTTGAGCCTCTCCTCTTTTACTCCATCTGCATGGTGGACCGTTTCATAATAATACTCCACATATGGGACCCGGTAGCAGCTCTCCTTCAGCTCACAGGTCGTCACTGTCTGGATGAGGTCCGCTTTGTTTGGGGTCTCCACCAGTGCTGAGTCAAACTTAGTGGGCACGCAGGAGAATCCCTCTATGAACGATCAATGAAGGAAAAGTTAGAGATACGTTGGCAGGAAGAGCAGCTTGATTATAATCTGTGATCccaatgtaaacaaacagaacagtaaAACACAGGATGATCCTCTGATTTTCATCACTCTCCAACTGACTGATGGGGATTTTCATACACTAGATGACACCTTCGTGAGCTGTATTTTGTTTCGTGATGCTGTTACATAATTGTGCATATGattaataatagaaaatagacCTATATTTCCAAATCAGGTTGTaaccaaacacacagaatgCTGACTTTTCACCACTAAATTAACTCTTTTATTATGTATGTAAAGCTAAATCCCTGAAATGCTTTCAAAGCAAGGATCGTGGCTTTAACTTTAGTGAGCAGGGCTGCTTTGACTGTGGTCCTCCAGTGAATATCAATTCAACTGAAGTGTGTGCTCGTCTAATGTTTTATAAAGTGTATTAACACAGTGGCACTACAGCCTTTTTATTTGAGTAGTCTAAAAGGTTGATGTGGGAAAAAAGGTTCATTTTATATGGGCATAAAATTTAAACTGTGAGGccagtggaaaaaacaaaacaaaaaattatTTTCCATCTTGTCCAGTAAAAACTTGGTTTACATTTTTCTAAATACAGCCGAAAGTCGACTAATCCACTTAATTCATAACCTCTAACCCCTTTTGATGCTAATTGACTAACTGACTGCACATTTTTGCCGTCTGATGGTCAATATCTCCATCTATAGTGGGTCATTTTTAATTGATTGGCTGCTCTCCGATCACTTGAGCCCTCTTCCTGTTTTGGCTGTTGTCACAGGTTTGCTgcaggtagacacacacacctggtgaGCCCTTGGACCGGGAGCATCCTCCCACGTCGATGACCGTCTCGTACGGCGTCTCGGAGTAATAAGTCCTCAGTGCGGGGACGCGGATGCACTGGCTCAGCTTAATCTCACAGTGGCACTCCTCGATGACCTCCACCTCCCGGGGTCCCTCGAACAGAAGCACCCGGTCCACACGCACCCCGGTGGGCTCACACACCTGGTTCATCCCGCAGGAGGGCAGCTGCTTCAGCGGCTCGGAGCTCTCCGGAGCCGCAGGTCCGCTCGTTCTTGTCTTTAGTAAGAGAGCCAGATAAATTATTGTTTGCTTCAGACATGTCAAAACAAGTTTCTGTGCACTTTAACGGAAGTGATGCGTAAAGACGTGTGTTTTACCCAGGGAGCTTATGACTGGTTCATGCAGGGTTGCCCAAAACAATATTAATAATGCGTTTGATACTAAAATAATGCTTTGTGATCCTTAGTATTAACTTCAACTTAATGTATAGGACTGTTAAACGAGACTCAGCATAATCCCAGTCACAGCGCGCCCTTGTGGCCGTGTGGGGAAGCGCCACTTACTTTTTTGCTCCTGAGAAATTCCAGCATTGAGGAGTGTTTGGAGTATTCCTGCTGTCCTGCTTCATGGGATGGCCTGGATGCTCCCCCGCAGTGCGACCTGCACATCCCCACATCAACACTGACAGGACTCCCAGAGATGTCTGTGCACAGAGACGAAAACACCAAATCGATTTGATGTCAGACAGCAGgggaattattattattattattagttattattCAGCTGACTTGCTTTTAACTTTCTCAGTCTCTTTGAACCAGACTTTGGCTTCTGTTGGAGAATTTGCAGACGGCTCCTCTGAACATGTGGTGTAATGTAGTGCTTTACCTTGTCCAATGTAGACAAAGTGGCTCTGCCTTTTGCAGCACACCCTCTGCGTGAACAGGTTCCTGTGATCTATGTGTTTGCTCAACACTCCACTCACTAGagaacacaacagcaaacatcagGGAGTCAGCACTGATATCATTTTGCAGGTTATACTTCTCTAAGAATGATATATATGAGCAGAT
The Chaetodon auriga isolate fChaAug3 chromosome 12, fChaAug3.hap1, whole genome shotgun sequence genome window above contains:
- the admp gene encoding anti-dorsalizing morphogenic protein, producing MMMFVISFAALMCAAAARPSLNYLENQFTAESESEEVRSAAIKRLLEVFGMEDPPAIHGHKQPPQYMLDLYNTVADVDGVTKDPYLLEGNTVRSFFDKLRSEQVEYRFNLSTVARTEKILTAELHLFKLRPQATLTFHRHHLCQVSVYQLLGSSRNNNTQGKRLLSSRLIPVHSSGWEVFTITQAVRSWMVDEGSNQGLHVVVQTLGGSQVDMKMIRFASGRHHHQSKQPMLVLFTDDGRRSATLESTDPNDTTATSSLPQAPMSSPSSRSARSLDYGEEEGVSLACQRLPLYVDFEEIGWSGWIVSPRGYNAYHCKGSCPFPLGQNMRPTNHATVQSIINALKLMKGIETPCCVPDKLFSINLLYFDDDENVVLKQYNDMVAGSCGCH
- the pnhd gene encoding uncharacterized protein pnhd, which codes for MDVPRPFLLLLCALHLTLSGVLSKHIDHRNLFTQRVCCKRQSHFVYIGQDISGSPVSVDVGMCRSHCGGASRPSHEAGQQEYSKHSSMLEFLRSKKTRTSGPAAPESSEPLKQLPSCGMNQVCEPTGVRVDRVLLFEGPREVEVIEECHCEIKLSQCIRVPALRTYYSETPYETVIDVGGCSRSKGSPEGFSCVPTKFDSALVETPNKADLIQTVTTCELKESCYRVPYVEYYYETVHHADGVKEERLKEIDVGRCLGGCTTGNRCLLRSPSDPEICLLWAERQSRSCVPQGHESHSFLNQHGQTRTILSITSCLCQN